In the Colletotrichum lupini chromosome 1, complete sequence genome, one interval contains:
- a CDS encoding major facilitator superfamily transporter, whose protein sequence is METDTKPTAGSDVERGSSYTGSVLPETKEAIDGVLPNKHPRDGMAAWRWPCIQSAFFLGGMLLGYDVSNIANIQPPIYEAFGQVHLLPWVATGYTATQVCMVPLVRKLALLGHVKLQIVAYTLIFLIGAAVSGSATGMNSVIIGRAVSGVGGAGIYQLCILVNVLLTTPAELPRVQGIMAVSWAIGLTLGPVIGGAFAENQSATWRWAMYLNLPILTVIAVLNFVALPPIEVGVSTPLIGGLLAIDWFGIVLHMAGFILLCSALIFSGSTWEWSSHSAIVAWVFVGVIYAIYIAQQYFCFFTSKEHRAIPADLLKSRTIALVGLGTMAAGSCYGIALYYTPLFFAFTKGVEPVDAAVRILPFIFTFIIFTIVMAGMIPVIGRYAPFYVAGGALAMIGAGLQTQITPQTSEARVMGVSTLIGAGTGCMWQTGVAIMTQAVPANRRLDVTALFIMVQLGGISVTLALAGCVFSNLGFNRLHASLSGLNYNDHDIREALAGLDSKIWTAADRRVVAIAVQDVASVIADMQFVIVAAGAVAFLSGCFMKWEKLDFGRAKVSK, encoded by the exons ATGGAGACCGACACGAAGCCCACAGCCGGGTCTGATGTTGAGCGAGGGAGCTCATACACAGGCAGCGTTCTTCCAGAGACCAAGGAAGCCATCGATGGAGTGTTGCCGAACAAACACCCTAGAGATGGCATGGCAGCCTGGCGTTGGCCATGCATACAGTCAGCTTTCTTCCTTGGAGGCATGCTGCTTG GATACGATGTCAGTAACATTGCGAATATCCAACCACCGATCTACGAAGCCTTCGGCCAGGTCCATCTCCTGCCATGGGTTGCGACGGGTTACACGGCAACCCAAGTCTGCATGGTTCCTCTCGTCCGCAAGCTCGCCCTTTTGGGCCATGTAAAGCTGCAGATAGTTGCCTACACCTTGATCTTTCTCATTGGTGCAGCCGTATCTGGTTCCGCCACCGGCATGAACTCCGTCATTATCGGTCGCGCAGTTTCAGGAGTTGGAGGTGCTGGAATCTACCAGCT CTGTATCCTGGTCAACGTCCTTCTCACGACTCCAGCAGAGCTTCCTCGTGTCCAAGGTATCATGGCTGTCTCGTGGGCAATTGGACTGACATTAGGTCCCGTAATCGGAGGAGCCTTTGCTGAGAACCAAAGTGCTACTTGGAGATGGGCAATGTATCTTAATCTGCCCATCCTTACTGTCATCGCCGTCCTCAACTTCGTAGCTCTGCCTCCCATCGAGGTTGGCGTCAGCACGCCTCTTATCGGCGGTCTCCTTGCCATCGACTGGTTCGGCATCGTTCTGCACATGGCCGGATTCATCCTTTTGTGCTCAGCTCTCATCTTCAGCGGTTCCACTTGGGAGTGGTCGTCTCACTCAGCGATCGTGGCCTGGGTCTTTGTGGGTGTCATATACGCCATCTATATTGCGCAGCAATACTTCTGCTTTTTCACTAGCAAAGAACACCGAGCGATTCCTGCAGACCTCCTCAAGAGCCGAACCATCGCCCTCGTCGGCCTTGGAACAATGGCTGCTGGCAGTTGTTACGGAATCGCTCTGTACTACACACCATTGTTCTTTGCCTTTACAAAGGGAGTCGAGCCAGTCGATGCCGCCGTTCGCATACTTCCATTCATCTTCACCTTCATCATCTTTACAATCGTCATGGCCGGCATGATACCAGTAATCGGTCGATATGCCCCGTTTTACGTGGCAGGTGGTGCCCTGGCAATGATCGGCGCCGGCCTTCAAACTCAAATTACACCTCAAACCTCCGAGGCCCGAGTAATGGGAGTCAGCACCCTCATCGGTGCCGGGACCGGATGCATGTGGCAGACCGGAGTTGCCATCATGACGCAGGCCGTACCCGCGAACCGTCGTCTCGACGTCACCGCGCTCTTCATCATGGTTCAGCTTGGCGGTATCTCAGTCACACTTGCTCTAGCTGGTTGTGTCTTTTCGAACCTCGGCTTCAACCGTCTCCACGCGTCGCTTTCGGGGCTTAATTACAACGATCACGATATTCGGGAAGCTTTGGCTGGTCTCGACTCCAAAATTTGGACGGCCGCAGATCGCCGGGTGGTTGCGATTGCCGTTCAAGATGTCGCGAGTGTAATTGCTGATATGCAATTTGTGATTGTGGCGGCGGGAGCTGTGGCTTTTCTGAGTGGCTGTTTCATGAAGTGGGAGAAGCTGGACTTTGGGAGGGCGAAGGTGTCTAAGTGA